From a region of the Calonectris borealis chromosome 2, bCalBor7.hap1.2, whole genome shotgun sequence genome:
- the CREM gene encoding cAMP-responsive element modulator isoform X13, with amino-acid sequence MAMPTSLYHTNTGQYITIAQGGTIQISNPASDGVHGLQTLTMTNSGAPQPGATIVQYAGQSPDGTQQFFVPGSQVVVQAATGDMPAYQIRTPTTTLPQGVVMAASPGTLHSPQQLAEEATRKRELRLMKNSWWWLLLLLLWNCRDCREAARECRRKKKEYVKCLENRVAVLENQNKTLIEELKALKDLYCHKAE; translated from the exons tTACTATAGCTCAAGGTGGTACAATCCAGATTTCTAATCCAGCCTCTGATGGTGTCCATGGACTACAGACATTAACAATGACAAATTCAGGAGCTCCTCAACCAGGTGCTACCATTGTGCAATATGCAGGACAATCACCTGATGGCACACAACAGTTTTTTGTTCCCGGAAGCCAAGTTGTTGTTCAAG CTGCCACTGGAGACATGCCAGCTTACCAGATTCGAACTCCCACTACTACCTTACCTCAGGGAGTGGTAATGGCAGCCTCACCAGGGACTTTGCATAGCCCTCAGCAACTGGCAGAAGAGGCAACACGCAAGAGAGAGCTGAGACTTATGAAAAATAG ttggtggtggttgttgttgttgttactgtgGAACTGCAGGGATTGCAG GGAAGCTGCCAGAGAATGTcgcagaaagaagaaagaatatgtCAAATGTCTTGAAAATCGTGTGGCTGTGcttgaaaaccaaaacaagactCTCATTGAGGAACTCAAGGCCCTCAAAGATCTTTATTGTCATAAAGCAGAATAA
- the CREM gene encoding cAMP-responsive element modulator isoform X14: MTNSGAPQPGATIVQYAGQSPDGTQQFFVPGSQVVVQAATGDMPAYQIRTPTTTLPQGVVMAASPGTLHSPQQLAEEATRKRELRLMKNREAARECRRKKKEYVKCLENRVAVLENQNKTLIEELKALKDLYCHKAE; encoded by the exons ATGACAAATTCAGGAGCTCCTCAACCAGGTGCTACCATTGTGCAATATGCAGGACAATCACCTGATGGCACACAACAGTTTTTTGTTCCCGGAAGCCAAGTTGTTGTTCAAG CTGCCACTGGAGACATGCCAGCTTACCAGATTCGAACTCCCACTACTACCTTACCTCAGGGAGTGGTAATGGCAGCCTCACCAGGGACTTTGCATAGCCCTCAGCAACTGGCAGAAGAGGCAACACGCAAGAGAGAGCTGAGACTTATGAAAAATAG GGAAGCTGCCAGAGAATGTcgcagaaagaagaaagaatatgtCAAATGTCTTGAAAATCGTGTGGCTGTGcttgaaaaccaaaacaagactCTCATTGAGGAACTCAAGGCCCTCAAAGATCTTTATTGTCATAAAGCAGAATAA
- the CREM gene encoding cAMP-responsive element modulator isoform X15, with product MLASLEQFMLSSGRGTGESCVQKLIMAVTGDETAATGDMPAYQIRTPTTTLPQGVVMAASPGTLHSPQQLAEEATRKRELRLMKNREAARECRRKKKEYVKCLENRVAVLENQNKTLIEELKALKDLYCHKAE from the exons ATGCTTGCTAGTTTGGAACAGTTCATGCTGAGCTCTGGTAGAGGAACTGGAGAATCGTGTGTGCAGAAGCTGATCATGGCTGTAACAGGAGATGAAACAG CTGCCACTGGAGACATGCCAGCTTACCAGATTCGAACTCCCACTACTACCTTACCTCAGGGAGTGGTAATGGCAGCCTCACCAGGGACTTTGCATAGCCCTCAGCAACTGGCAGAAGAGGCAACACGCAAGAGAGAGCTGAGACTTATGAAAAATAG GGAAGCTGCCAGAGAATGTcgcagaaagaagaaagaatatgtCAAATGTCTTGAAAATCGTGTGGCTGTGcttgaaaaccaaaacaagactCTCATTGAGGAACTCAAGGCCCTCAAAGATCTTTATTGTCATAAAGCAGAATAA
- the CREM gene encoding cAMP-responsive element modulator isoform X16 — MLASLEQFMLSSGRGTGESCVQKLIMAVTGDETAATGDMPAYQIRTPTTTLPQGVVMAASPGTLHSPQQLAEEATRKRELRLMKNREAAKECRRRKKEYIKCLESRVAVLEVQNKKLIEELETLKDICSSKTD, encoded by the exons ATGCTTGCTAGTTTGGAACAGTTCATGCTGAGCTCTGGTAGAGGAACTGGAGAATCGTGTGTGCAGAAGCTGATCATGGCTGTAACAGGAGATGAAACAG CTGCCACTGGAGACATGCCAGCTTACCAGATTCGAACTCCCACTACTACCTTACCTCAGGGAGTGGTAATGGCAGCCTCACCAGGGACTTTGCATAGCCCTCAGCAACTGGCAGAAGAGGCAACACGCAAGAGAGAGCTGAGACTTATGAAAAATAG GGAAGCTGCTAAAGAATGTCGACGTCGGAAGAAAGAATACATAAAATGTCTGGAGAGTCGTGTTGCAGTGCTAGAAGTTCAGAACAAGAAACTTATAGAGGAGCTTGAAACCCTAAAAGACATTTGCTCTTCCAAAACAGattag